One part of the uncultured Celeribacter sp. genome encodes these proteins:
- the fdxA gene encoding ferredoxin FdxA: protein MTYVVIENCIACKYTDCVEVCPVDCFYEGENMLVIHPDECIDCGVCEPECPADAIRPDTEPDMEKWVEFNRKYSEQWPVILAKKDPLPGYEEKDGEEGKLGKYFSEAAGEGS from the coding sequence TGTAAGTACACCGACTGTGTGGAAGTTTGCCCCGTAGATTGTTTCTACGAAGGCGAAAACATGCTGGTGATCCACCCAGATGAATGCATCGACTGCGGTGTTTGCGAGCCGGAATGCCCCGCCGACGCGATCCGCCCTGACACCGAGCCGGACATGGAAAAATGGGTCGAATTCAACCGCAAGTATTCCGAACAATGGCCCGTGATCCTCGCCAAGAAAGATCCGCTGCCGGGCTATGAGGAAAAAGACGGTGAAGAGGGCAAGCTTGGGAAGTACTTCTCTGAGGCTGCGGGCGAAGGGTCCTGA
- a CDS encoding CarD family transcriptional regulator: protein MSKTKKSEFRPNDFVVYPAHGVGQIVSIEEQEIAGMSLELFVISFEKDKMTLRVPTNKAVESGLRSLSTPDVVQEAMKTLKGKAKVKRAMWSRRAQEYEQKINSGDLIAIAEVVRDLHRTDDQREQSYSERQLYEAALDRLTREVAAVSGTDEADAQKKVDDVLVSRAA from the coding sequence ATGAGCAAGACCAAGAAATCGGAATTCCGTCCGAATGATTTCGTTGTTTACCCCGCCCATGGCGTTGGGCAGATCGTTTCGATCGAGGAACAGGAAATCGCGGGTATGTCCCTGGAACTTTTCGTCATCTCTTTCGAGAAAGACAAGATGACTCTGCGTGTGCCGACCAACAAGGCAGTGGAATCGGGGCTGCGGTCTCTGTCCACGCCGGATGTGGTTCAGGAGGCGATGAAAACCCTGAAAGGCAAGGCCAAGGTCAAACGTGCCATGTGGTCGCGCCGGGCGCAGGAGTATGAACAGAAAATCAACTCCGGCGATCTGATCGCCATCGCCGAAGTGGTGCGCGACCTGCACCGCACCGACGATCAGCGCGAACAAAGCTATTCGGAGCGTCAGCTCTATGAGGCCGCTCTTGATCGACTGACCCGTGAAGTCGCGGCCGTGTCGGGCACCGATGAAGCCGACGCGCAAAAGAAAGTCGACGACGTTTTGGTCAGCCGCGCCGCCTGA
- the cobS gene encoding adenosylcobinamide-GDP ribazoletransferase, whose amino-acid sequence MPRPFTPVAADIATSLAILTRIPVHASFKRSAEAVWAFPLAGLAVGLVTGAVATIAIWIGLGATLTAVWAMAAGTLVTGAMHEDGLADCADGFWGGWAPARRLEIMHDSRIGTYGMLALGLALLMRFSALAVLAHEDVIVTALLSAAVLSRAALPYVMALMSPACRDGLSVKTGRPPRAAASLAAVIALSLSWLLVGFVPTVVAACAVAATTWAATQLARAKIGGQTGDVLGAVQLLTELAVLCCYVALS is encoded by the coding sequence ATGCCCCGTCCCTTCACCCCCGTTGCCGCCGATATCGCCACGAGTCTTGCGATTCTGACCCGCATCCCGGTCCACGCCAGTTTCAAACGCAGCGCCGAGGCAGTCTGGGCCTTTCCTCTGGCCGGTCTGGCCGTGGGCCTTGTGACAGGTGCGGTCGCCACCATTGCAATCTGGATTGGGCTTGGCGCGACGCTGACCGCCGTCTGGGCCATGGCCGCTGGCACCCTTGTCACCGGGGCCATGCATGAAGACGGTCTGGCCGATTGCGCCGACGGTTTCTGGGGTGGCTGGGCACCCGCACGCCGGTTGGAAATCATGCATGACAGCCGGATCGGCACCTATGGCATGCTGGCGCTTGGGCTGGCCTTGCTGATGCGGTTTTCTGCGCTGGCAGTGCTGGCGCATGAGGATGTCATCGTGACTGCGCTGCTGAGCGCAGCAGTCCTGTCGCGCGCTGCCCTGCCCTATGTCATGGCGCTGATGTCCCCGGCCTGCAGAGACGGATTGTCGGTGAAAACCGGCAGGCCACCGCGCGCGGCGGCCTCACTCGCCGCGGTCATCGCGCTGTCTCTGTCGTGGTTACTGGTCGGCTTTGTGCCCACTGTCGTGGCCGCCTGCGCCGTGGCGGCAACGACATGGGCGGCAACGCAGCTGGCCCGCGCCAAGATCGGAGGGCAGACCGGCGATGTTCTGGGCGCCGTACAACTGCTCACCGAACTGGCCGTGCTTTGTTGCTATGTCGCGCTAAGTTGA
- the cobT gene encoding nicotinate-nucleotide--dimethylbenzimidazole phosphoribosyltransferase yields the protein MTFSDLKDFETLLKQAPGPDLAAQTAAEERNAELTKPAGSLGRLEEIGIWYAAWRGEVRPKVDAPQVAIFAGNHGITARGVSAFPVEVTVQMVANFEHGGAAINQLARNAGASISIHPIELHAPTADFTQGPAMSEAECVAALKVGWEAVNAQSDLLVVGEMGIGNTTSAAAIAHALFGGQAADWVGRGTGVDDAGLKIKEQVCAEGVSRHAGLPPLETLAALGGREVAAMAGAIARARMLRVPVILDGFICTAAAACLERAVPGALDHCLAGHVSAEAAHGAVLREIGKEPLVSLGLRLGEGSGAGLAIPLVKAAVECLSGMATFEEAGVSDK from the coding sequence ATGACCTTTTCCGATCTCAAGGACTTTGAAACTCTGCTAAAGCAGGCCCCGGGGCCGGATCTGGCGGCACAAACCGCAGCAGAGGAACGCAACGCCGAATTGACGAAACCGGCGGGGTCCTTGGGGCGTTTGGAAGAGATCGGGATTTGGTATGCCGCCTGGCGTGGCGAAGTACGCCCCAAGGTGGACGCGCCACAGGTGGCGATCTTTGCCGGAAATCACGGAATCACGGCACGCGGGGTCTCGGCCTTTCCGGTCGAGGTGACCGTGCAGATGGTCGCGAATTTCGAACATGGCGGCGCGGCGATCAACCAGTTGGCGCGCAACGCAGGTGCAAGCATATCCATTCATCCCATCGAGTTGCACGCGCCCACAGCCGATTTCACCCAAGGCCCGGCCATGAGTGAGGCGGAGTGTGTCGCCGCGCTCAAGGTCGGCTGGGAGGCGGTGAACGCCCAATCCGATCTGTTGGTGGTCGGCGAAATGGGCATAGGCAACACCACATCTGCTGCGGCCATTGCCCACGCGCTTTTTGGCGGGCAGGCCGCCGATTGGGTGGGGCGGGGCACCGGCGTCGATGATGCCGGCCTGAAGATCAAGGAACAGGTCTGTGCCGAAGGTGTCTCCCGTCACGCGGGGCTGCCCCCTTTGGAAACGCTTGCAGCACTCGGCGGGCGCGAGGTCGCGGCCATGGCAGGGGCGATTGCGCGAGCACGCATGCTGCGCGTCCCTGTCATTCTGGACGGCTTCATCTGCACAGCGGCGGCAGCCTGCCTGGAGCGCGCCGTGCCCGGGGCACTGGATCATTGCCTTGCCGGGCATGTCTCGGCAGAGGCGGCCCATGGCGCGGTCCTGCGCGAGATCGGCAAAGAACCTCTGGTGTCTTTGGGACTGCGGCTCGGCGAAGGCTCGGGGGCTGGGTTGGCGATCCCTCTGGTGAAGGCGGCGGTGGAATGTTTGTCCGGCATGGCCACCTTTGAGGAGGCGGGCGTCAGCGACAAGTGA
- a CDS encoding monovalent cation:proton antiporter-2 (CPA2) family protein, whose translation MQGLLAQSVLYLLAIVVAVPLARRLGLGSVLGYLLAGMVIGPILGFVQQSQSHDLLHFAEFGVVMMLFLIGLELDPRGLWEMRNKLIGMGGLQILLTCGVIAGAWVWTGQPWQTGLALGMIFSLSSTAVVLQTLSEKQLIHTGGGRAAFSVLLTQDIAVIPMLALMPLLATGSQLTINPDGSISRASDLAREASSHGASLVDGLPGWGVTLVTLGAVGAIILAGIFLTRPVFRYIHAANMREIYTAVALLIVIGIALLMTAVGLSPALGTFLAGVVLANSEFRHELESSIEPFKGLLLGLFFIAVGAGINFTVLFRDPITIVGLAIALMITKGIILYGIGRLFSLRARGQWLFTLSLAQAGEFGMVLTTFSLQQGVLTPFLGERVLLIIALSLLFTPLFFMLQDYLRKKLSERMEDQPADDIDDQQSIIIAGIGRFGQVVNRLVQASGFRTTVLDHDLKTIQLMRKFGFKGFFGDPTRPELLHAAGLDTASVLVVALDSPEAATRLVKYARDHRPDLFIIVRARDRIHVFDLYKAGADKIVREMFDSSLRAGRYVLEQMGFSEYDAAITEQAYYQHDREALRSLAELWDPNVPVSENSAYVERSKALDKDFEAALLTQLEAKRKQTAAE comes from the coding sequence ATGCAAGGCCTGCTGGCCCAATCCGTTCTCTACCTTCTCGCCATCGTCGTGGCAGTGCCCCTGGCGCGCCGCCTTGGGCTTGGATCCGTGCTGGGCTACCTGCTGGCCGGGATGGTGATCGGCCCCATTCTGGGCTTCGTGCAACAATCGCAAAGTCACGACCTGCTGCATTTCGCCGAATTCGGCGTTGTGATGATGCTGTTCCTGATCGGATTGGAGCTGGACCCGCGCGGGCTGTGGGAGATGCGCAACAAACTGATCGGCATGGGTGGACTTCAAATCCTGCTGACCTGCGGCGTCATTGCCGGCGCTTGGGTCTGGACGGGACAACCATGGCAGACCGGGTTGGCGCTCGGCATGATCTTTTCGCTCTCGTCAACCGCTGTGGTACTGCAAACCCTGTCGGAAAAGCAACTGATCCACACCGGCGGCGGGCGGGCGGCCTTTTCGGTGCTGCTGACACAGGACATCGCAGTGATCCCGATGCTGGCGCTGATGCCGCTTCTGGCCACCGGCTCGCAACTGACCATCAACCCCGACGGCTCCATCAGCCGCGCCAGCGATCTGGCCCGCGAGGCCAGCTCCCACGGCGCCTCTCTGGTCGACGGGCTGCCCGGATGGGGGGTGACGCTGGTCACGCTGGGGGCCGTTGGGGCGATCATTCTGGCGGGCATCTTTCTGACCCGTCCAGTGTTTCGCTATATCCACGCCGCCAACATGCGCGAAATCTATACCGCTGTGGCCCTGCTCATCGTCATCGGCATCGCCTTGCTGATGACCGCAGTCGGCCTCTCCCCGGCTTTGGGCACGTTTCTGGCGGGCGTCGTACTGGCGAATTCGGAATTCCGTCACGAACTGGAAAGCTCCATCGAACCCTTCAAGGGTCTTTTGCTGGGGCTGTTTTTCATCGCGGTCGGTGCGGGGATCAACTTCACCGTACTGTTTCGCGACCCCATCACCATCGTCGGCCTGGCCATCGCCCTGATGATCACCAAAGGGATCATCCTTTACGGCATCGGACGCCTGTTTTCGCTGCGGGCCCGCGGGCAATGGCTATTCACCCTGTCGTTGGCGCAGGCCGGGGAATTCGGCATGGTGCTGACCACCTTTTCGCTGCAACAGGGCGTTCTGACCCCGTTCCTGGGGGAACGCGTGCTGCTGATCATCGCGCTGTCGCTGCTGTTTACCCCGCTGTTTTTCATGTTGCAGGACTACCTGCGCAAGAAGCTGTCGGAGCGTATGGAGGATCAACCCGCCGATGACATCGACGATCAGCAATCGATCATCATCGCCGGGATCGGACGCTTTGGACAGGTGGTCAACCGCCTCGTACAGGCCTCGGGCTTTCGGACCACCGTGCTGGATCATGACCTGAAAACCATCCAGCTGATGCGAAAATTCGGCTTTAAAGGCTTCTTCGGCGACCCGACCCGTCCCGAGCTGCTGCATGCCGCCGGACTGGACACCGCCTCCGTTCTGGTCGTCGCCCTCGACAGCCCGGAAGCGGCAACGCGGCTGGTCAAATACGCCCGCGACCACCGTCCGGATCTGTTCATCATCGTACGCGCGCGCGACCGCATCCATGTGTTCGATCTCTACAAGGCTGGGGCCGACAAGATCGTTCGGGAGATGTTCGACAGTTCGCTGCGGGCCGGGCGCTATGTGCTCGAACAGATGGGGTTCAGCGAATATGACGCTGCAATCACGGAACAGGCCTATTACCAGCACGACCGCGAGGCGCTGCGGTCTCTGGCCGAACTTTGGGATCCTAATGTACCCGTTTCAGAAAACTCGGCTTATGTGGAACGCTCGAAAGCGCTCGACAAGGATTTCGAGGCCGCACTTCTGACTCAACTGGAAGCCAAACGCAAACAAACCGCCGCCGAATAG
- a CDS encoding dienelactone hydrolase family protein yields the protein MTLRCQDIHYDGPGGPFVGTLHWDDSLTAPRPGVIVCPAFRGKSPFEQARAQELAERGYVGFAMDYYGNGVTIEDATEAHAAKNALDADRPLLAARMEVALAALKTAPQVDPERTAAIGYCFGGKAVLDLARQGADLKGVAAFHGILDRAASAPEAAIRARILVMHGWDDPLAPPQSVLEFGAEMTTRDVDWQLHAYGGTGHAFTNPAAQPGAQPGFGFKETARDHSWASVKSFLTELFA from the coding sequence ATGACATTGCGCTGTCAAGACATTCACTATGACGGGCCCGGCGGCCCGTTTGTGGGCACGTTGCACTGGGATGACAGTCTCACCGCCCCAAGACCGGGCGTGATCGTCTGTCCGGCGTTTCGCGGAAAATCGCCCTTTGAACAGGCCCGCGCGCAAGAGTTGGCCGAACGCGGCTATGTCGGCTTCGCCATGGATTACTACGGCAATGGCGTGACCATCGAAGATGCGACCGAGGCCCATGCCGCAAAGAACGCGCTGGACGCGGATCGCCCGCTTCTGGCCGCCCGGATGGAGGTCGCTCTGGCGGCCCTGAAAACGGCGCCGCAGGTCGACCCGGAGCGCACGGCGGCGATCGGCTATTGCTTTGGCGGCAAGGCGGTGCTGGATCTGGCGCGACAGGGCGCGGATCTGAAAGGCGTTGCCGCATTCCACGGCATACTGGATCGCGCTGCCAGCGCCCCCGAAGCCGCGATTCGCGCCAGGATTCTGGTGATGCACGGCTGGGACGACCCGCTGGCTCCGCCGCAAAGCGTTCTGGAGTTCGGTGCGGAAATGACCACCCGAGACGTCGACTGGCAATTGCATGCCTACGGCGGCACCGGCCATGCTTTTACCAACCCTGCCGCGCAGCCCGGTGCACAACCCGGCTTTGGCTTCAAAGAAACTGCGCGCGACCATAGCTGGGCCTCGGTGAAGAGCTTTTTGACGGAGCTGTTCGCCTGA
- the rlmB gene encoding 23S rRNA (guanosine(2251)-2'-O)-methyltransferase RlmB, producing MKKPKWVVEKEQAKRKAAQETVWLFGLHAVRDALRNPAREKLRLLVTKNAQAKLEEDIALASVTPEEIDPRKFHDPRNFGVPVDPASVHQGALLEVKPLSWGSVEEVCLAAGEGAPTVVLLDQVTDPHNVGAVLRSAEVFGAEAVIATARHAAPETGALAKTASGALERQPYLRVRNLADTIVKLQEMGFVCLGLDGEAAQTIDQALANLSGQPVALIMGAEGPGLRQKTRETVDQLVKIPFARDFGSLNVSNAAAVALFAASKR from the coding sequence ATGAAAAAGCCCAAGTGGGTCGTTGAGAAAGAACAAGCCAAACGCAAAGCCGCCCAGGAAACCGTTTGGTTGTTCGGCCTGCATGCGGTGCGCGATGCGCTGCGCAATCCGGCCCGTGAAAAGCTGCGACTGCTGGTGACCAAGAATGCGCAGGCCAAGCTGGAAGAAGACATCGCGCTGGCCTCCGTGACCCCGGAAGAGATCGACCCACGCAAATTCCACGACCCGCGCAATTTCGGTGTGCCGGTAGATCCGGCCTCTGTGCACCAGGGCGCCTTGCTGGAGGTCAAGCCTCTGTCCTGGGGCTCTGTCGAAGAGGTCTGTCTGGCCGCAGGCGAGGGCGCGCCGACCGTCGTGCTGCTCGATCAGGTTACCGATCCGCATAATGTCGGCGCGGTCTTGCGGTCCGCCGAGGTCTTTGGTGCCGAGGCCGTCATCGCCACGGCCCGCCACGCCGCCCCCGAAACCGGAGCTTTGGCCAAAACCGCGTCGGGCGCCTTGGAACGCCAGCCCTATCTCCGGGTGCGCAATCTGGCCGACACGATCGTGAAACTGCAGGAGATGGGATTTGTCTGTCTGGGCCTCGATGGAGAGGCCGCACAGACGATTGATCAGGCGCTTGCGAATCTCTCGGGCCAGCCGGTTGCGCTGATCATGGGGGCCGAAGGTCCGGGCTTGCGGCAAAAGACCCGTGAAACGGTGGACCAACTGGTGAAAATCCCCTTCGCGCGGGATTTCGGGTCATTGAACGTGTCGAATGCGGCCGCTGTGGCGCTGTTTGCTGCTTCTAAACGCTGA
- a CDS encoding CoA-binding protein, giving the protein MTYADTLSDQDIRRILSDTRVIALVGASPRPERPSHRVGNFLAACGYRVIPVNPGQAGKTLFGETCVAQLSDIEEPVDMVDIFRNIDDVPGVVETALKDLKGLKYIWMQLGIAHEKSAALARAQGAEVVMDRCPAIEIPRLGM; this is encoded by the coding sequence ATGACTTATGCTGACACACTCTCGGATCAAGACATCCGACGTATTCTCTCAGACACGCGGGTGATCGCGCTTGTCGGCGCCTCCCCGCGTCCTGAACGCCCCTCGCATCGGGTGGGCAATTTTCTTGCCGCATGTGGATACCGCGTGATCCCGGTCAACCCGGGGCAGGCGGGTAAGACGCTGTTCGGGGAGACCTGTGTGGCACAGCTGTCGGACATCGAAGAACCGGTGGATATGGTGGATATCTTTCGCAACATCGATGATGTGCCTGGTGTCGTTGAAACCGCGCTGAAGGATCTCAAGGGGTTGAAATACATCTGGATGCAGCTTGGTATCGCCCACGAAAAATCCGCAGCCCTCGCGCGGGCGCAGGGCGCCGAAGTGGTCATGGACCGCTGCCCGGCGATTGAGATCCCGCGTCTGGGCATGTGA